CAAGATCATGCGCATCGCAAAGACCGGGCATCGGGTGCAGTTTGTCCCGGCGTATTTTTGTCATTTTCGCGGCGCCGTGATGTTTTATGATTTTGAATCCCAGGTGCTCTTCTCGGGGGACTTCCTGGCGGGACTGAACTCCCGATCCGGAAACGGCGTATGGGCCACAGAGGAGTCGTGGGAGGGTATCTCCGTCATGCATCAGATATACATGCCCACGAGGGACGCCCTCCAGGAGACGATCAACAAAGTGAGTATGCTCAATCCGATGCCCGAGGTCATTGCGCCGCAACACGGCGATGTGATCAAGGGGGATCTGGTTGTGGAGTTTCTAACCCGGATGATGAGCCTGGAGGTGGGGCTTGAACTGCTGAAGAAGGAGGAGCCCCAGAAGGAATTGACACTCTCGGCCCTGAATGCCTTCCTCGATTATCTGGGCGAGCACCATCCTGATGTCCAGAAGAAGATTCTGGACGGACTGAAACACGCGGGCAGCTTTACCACCATTTTCATGGTGTCCCAGAATTCGGTGGTGGATCTCAAGGTTTCCACCAACGAGGCCATCAAGGGCGTTTGGGATGTATTGACCCACGTTGTGCCGGCGGATGTTCTTCACGACATCAAACCCATTCTTCTGGGTGAGCTGGATCAGCTCGGAGTCACGGTGCGTCCCGATATCTTCGGTGAGGCTGATGAAGCGGAAGAGCTGTTTGCATGATGACGGATAGCCGTTTGTGTATACGGCAAAGGCGCGAGGGTAATAGGGCCGAAAAAGCGGGTATTTGAGGGCGGAAATAAGTTGACAAGACGGGACCGTATGGATTAAAATCTACGCTTTCTTTATAGATATTGTGCGCCCGTAGCTCAGCCCGGATAGAGCGCCGGACTACGAATCCGTAGGTCGCAGGTTCAAATCCTGCCGGGCGCACCAGTAATTTTAAATAGTGAGGCCACCTTGAGGGTGGCCGTTTTTTTTAGCGTGACATAAAGTGTGACATAACTTTTTATGTTTTTCTAAACGGAATTATATCTGCATTTTCCCGCCTGAGCTTTAGCTTCTCAACGGATTTATCCAGGTGCTGGGTCGTAACATTGAGATATCCTTGTGTGGTTTTGATGTCGACATGACCGAGAAGTCGACAAGTGGATTCAAGATTTGTACCGGACATGAGCAGGTGAATGACATAGGTTCACCTTATGGAATGCAATGAATCCTTCCTATGTGTAGGAAAACAAGAAAAGATTTTATGAATAACGATATCTACTTATAAAAGAATATATGAAACAGCAGTTATACTTGAATTCGATTATTACTTGACTTCAATAAAAATATAAGTACAATTCAAAAATCAACATAAAAAATATATAAAGGGATGAATAAATAGAAGCAAAAAAGAGAGATCGGGCAATGGAAATTACCAATAAAATTCGATCACTATAAATCAGGGATATACCTAACGCTCCCTGAAAGTGTATCGAATATTCAAGGAAACTGTATTGATGTTGTTTAAAAAGCATGACAGCTATTTTTCAATTATATCGGAACCAAAAGTTGAAGTGCATTTCAAATGCTTGTTGATGTGAAACGTGCGAGCACATTTATTAAATATATAAATAATAATGAGCAT
This genomic window from Candidatus Zymogenaceae bacterium contains:
- a CDS encoding MBL fold metallo-hydrolase: MSNEKIHEVGKEFYHFRSEEEDFHRNVYLKRFMGEDGKIVSMLFDPGTRHEIPQITEITKKLIGGLQNLDLIFLSHQDPDITASLGALLTSAPKSRVISAIDTWRLIRTYGIPENRFLAVENFRNKIMRIAKTGHRVQFVPAYFCHFRGAVMFYDFESQVLFSGDFLAGLNSRSGNGVWATEESWEGISVMHQIYMPTRDALQETINKVSMLNPMPEVIAPQHGDVIKGDLVVEFLTRMMSLEVGLELLKKEEPQKELTLSALNAFLDYLGEHHPDVQKKILDGLKHAGSFTTIFMVSQNSVVDLKVSTNEAIKGVWDVLTHVVPADVLHDIKPILLGELDQLGVTVRPDIFGEADEAEELFA